From the genome of Geminocystis herdmanii PCC 6308, one region includes:
- a CDS encoding fatty acid desaturase, translating into MKSDDLRATYQILNTVIPYIFLWFLAFKVASISYWLLPPIMILIVLFSLRCFSLMHDCGHYSLFTSKKVNRFFGFILGIINAMPQYSWSRDHAYHHKTNGDWERYRGVADFLSTEEFSQLTPSNQRLYEVLRHPLMAIPGGFFYLAIKPRLALILGIYDLIIDVIRSIEKDSTLTLSKIISAHQSKHWQSREEFWDLLLNNIFVISIWIFLSYTMGAGFFLTVYSITLTFSAAIFINIFFVQHIFEDSYAHKTQGWDYIKGAIEGSSYLELPSILRWFTADIGYHNIHHLSEKIPNYNLEACHHQNIHLLSKVKTVHIKDMLGCSKFILWDSDSSKLVSVESFRLNEDLILNTPTRIKVET; encoded by the coding sequence ATGAAAAGTGATGATTTACGCGCGACTTATCAAATCCTAAATACTGTCATTCCTTATATATTTTTATGGTTTTTAGCCTTTAAAGTTGCGTCTATTTCTTATTGGTTACTTCCCCCAATTATGATTTTGATTGTGTTATTTTCTCTGCGTTGTTTTTCCTTAATGCACGATTGCGGACATTATTCTCTTTTTACATCAAAAAAGGTTAATAGATTTTTCGGTTTTATTTTAGGAATTATTAATGCAATGCCTCAATATTCATGGTCGAGGGATCATGCTTACCATCATAAAACAAATGGAGATTGGGAGCGTTATCGAGGTGTTGCTGACTTTCTTTCTACTGAGGAATTTTCTCAACTGACACCATCAAATCAAAGGCTTTATGAGGTATTAAGACATCCATTAATGGCAATTCCGGGGGGTTTTTTCTACCTTGCCATTAAGCCAAGACTTGCGCTCATTCTCGGTATTTATGACTTAATTATAGATGTGATTAGGTCGATCGAAAAAGATTCTACTTTAACGCTATCAAAAATAATTTCTGCGCACCAGTCTAAACATTGGCAAAGTAGAGAAGAGTTTTGGGATTTGCTTTTAAATAATATTTTTGTAATTAGTATCTGGATTTTTCTTTCCTATACTATGGGGGCAGGATTCTTTTTAACTGTTTACTCGATTACTTTGACTTTTTCGGCGGCAATTTTTATCAATATCTTTTTTGTGCAACATATTTTTGAAGATTCTTATGCCCATAAAACTCAAGGCTGGGATTATATTAAGGGTGCGATCGAAGGAAGTAGTTATTTAGAATTACCTAGTATTTTAAGATGGTTTACCGCCGACATCGGCTATCACAATATCCATCATCTTTCCGAAAAAATCCCTAATTATAATCTGGAAGCCTGTCATCATCAAAATATTCATCTTCTCTCGAAGGTAAAAACAGTACATATTAAGGATATGCTAGGGTGTTCTAAATTTATTTTGTGGGATAGTGATTCTAGTAAACTTGTTTCTGTGGAGTCATTTCGCTTGAATGAGGATTTAATTCTTAACACCCCAACCAGAATTAAGGTAGAGACGTAA
- the ureG gene encoding urease accessory protein UreG, which produces MSTFRVGIAGPVGSGKTALLDALCKTMRENYSLAAVTNDIYTQEDAQFLVKSQALPSERIRGVETGGCPHTAIREDASINIEAIEELESLFTDLTLVFVESGGDNLAATFSPELVDLTIYVIDVAAGDKIPRKGGPGITKSDLLVINKIDLAPYVGASLEVMIRDTKKMRGEKPFVLTNLKTGEGLHQVVDFIKFHYQ; this is translated from the coding sequence ATGAGTACTTTTCGAGTAGGAATAGCAGGTCCTGTAGGTTCAGGTAAGACAGCATTATTAGACGCTTTATGTAAAACCATGAGGGAAAATTACTCTTTAGCTGCGGTGACTAATGATATTTATACCCAAGAAGATGCTCAATTTTTAGTCAAATCTCAGGCTTTACCATCGGAGAGAATTAGGGGGGTAGAAACGGGAGGATGCCCTCATACGGCTATTCGAGAGGATGCTTCTATCAATATTGAAGCTATAGAAGAATTAGAATCTCTATTCACAGATTTAACTTTAGTTTTTGTGGAAAGTGGCGGAGATAATTTAGCCGCTACATTTAGCCCAGAATTAGTAGATTTGACTATTTATGTTATTGATGTTGCCGCCGGGGATAAGATACCTCGCAAAGGTGGTCCGGGTATCACAAAATCTGATTTATTGGTGATAAATAAAATAGATTTAGCGCCCTATGTTGGTGCTAGTTTAGAGGTTATGATTAGGGATACAAAAAAAATGCGGGGGGAAAAACCTTTTGTTTTAACTAACCTTAAAACGGGGGAAGGTTTACATCAGGTAGTGGATTTTATCAAATTTCATTACCAGTAA
- a CDS encoding HAD family hydrolase, whose translation MKILVTDFDGVICDGLREYFYSSKLVYQKIWFDRSSIELDSLQSQFNLLRPMVETGWEMPLLLRVLTWGETPENILENWYNIKEKAIKILNLQGIKIEIIAKTLDEIREQQIKDDLDRWLSLQEFYAGVKSKLQQLMNRDIKIYIITTKEGKFARKLLEKEGIYLPENTIFGKEVKRPKYETLRLIIQQEKIEPSQVCFIEDRLEALALVNQQSDLQEVKLFLALWGYNTEKTKLQAQEKPKINLLSLANFTGNDVF comes from the coding sequence ATGAAAATTTTAGTAACGGATTTTGATGGTGTTATTTGTGATGGTTTAAGGGAATATTTTTATAGTAGTAAGCTAGTTTATCAAAAAATTTGGTTCGATCGATCATCGATCGAGCTTGATAGTTTACAGTCTCAATTTAATTTGTTGCGCCCTATGGTAGAAACTGGTTGGGAAATGCCTTTATTATTAAGAGTTTTAACTTGGGGTGAAACTCCTGAAAATATTTTAGAAAATTGGTATAATATCAAAGAAAAAGCGATTAAAATACTTAATTTACAAGGCATAAAAATCGAAATAATTGCTAAAACTTTAGATGAAATTAGAGAACAACAAATAAAAGATGATCTCGATCGATGGTTATCTTTACAAGAATTTTATGCAGGAGTAAAATCTAAACTTCAACAGTTAATGAATCGAGATATAAAAATCTATATAATTACTACCAAAGAAGGAAAATTTGCAAGAAAGCTATTAGAAAAAGAAGGGATTTATTTACCAGAAAATACTATTTTTGGCAAAGAAGTTAAACGCCCTAAGTATGAAACTTTACGATTAATTATCCAACAAGAAAAAATTGAGCCTTCTCAAGTATGTTTTATCGAAGATAGATTAGAGGCTTTAGCATTAGTTAATCAACAGTCAGACTTACAAGAAGTTAAACTATTTTTGGCTTTATGGGGGTATAATACAGAGAAAACAAAACTTCAAGCTCAAGAAAAACCTAAGATTAATTTGTTATCATTAGCCAATTTTACTGGCAATGATGTATTCTAA
- a CDS encoding LCP family protein, which yields MKLTNKPSKKKPKYPSKNKSSKKPFSPLYQGFIWGGCFTITATISSFLGITIGLKTPIDFNPFINKVDAIKKFGINAFFTQQLPQPVNILVMGIDAVPNDNGNSENRFSGRSDTMLLVRFQPDDNSLKLLSIPRDSRVRFPNERYDKINSANAIGGVPFVKEVIQENFEGITIDKHIRVTTNAFKDLVDLIGGIEVYVPMDMKYTDKTQGLYIDLKEGKQTLNGDEAEQFSRFRSDNLGDIGRVQRQQMLLKALRKRLQSPQGLFKIPKAIQLLQDEIDTDLTSSEIYNLAAFGLSVDKENVRMVMLPGRPSNPREYRLSYWLISDDDKNRVIQEYLNSDTSFNDTRSSQQQRISIQNTTSNRELARKLALFLEENGYNNVYLSQNSSYPISVTQIIAQKGDTRSAQKIKSILNFGELESSSIGDIDSDITIRVGNDAEKLLLNDTFVK from the coding sequence GTGAAATTGACAAACAAACCTAGTAAAAAAAAGCCTAAATATCCAAGTAAAAATAAGTCATCAAAAAAGCCATTTTCTCCTTTATATCAAGGTTTTATTTGGGGCGGATGTTTTACTATTACTGCGACAATTTCTAGTTTTTTAGGGATAACTATAGGCTTAAAAACTCCCATTGACTTTAACCCTTTTATTAATAAAGTAGATGCAATCAAAAAGTTTGGCATAAATGCTTTTTTTACTCAACAATTACCACAACCTGTTAATATTTTAGTCATGGGTATTGATGCAGTACCTAATGATAATGGTAATTCAGAAAATCGTTTTTCTGGTCGTAGTGATACTATGTTATTAGTACGTTTTCAGCCTGATGATAATTCTTTGAAACTCTTATCGATTCCACGAGATAGCCGTGTGAGATTTCCTAATGAGCGTTATGACAAAATCAACAGCGCCAATGCCATTGGGGGAGTGCCTTTTGTGAAAGAGGTTATTCAAGAAAACTTTGAAGGTATTACCATTGATAAACATATCCGAGTTACCACGAATGCTTTTAAGGATTTAGTTGATTTAATTGGTGGTATTGAAGTTTATGTGCCAATGGATATGAAATATACGGATAAAACTCAAGGATTGTATATTGATTTAAAGGAAGGAAAACAAACTTTAAATGGTGATGAAGCTGAACAATTTTCCCGTTTTCGTAGTGATAATTTAGGAGATATTGGTAGAGTGCAACGACAACAAATGTTACTCAAAGCATTACGAAAAAGACTACAATCCCCTCAAGGATTATTCAAAATTCCTAAAGCGATACAATTATTACAAGACGAAATTGATACAGATTTGACTTCCTCAGAAATATATAATCTGGCGGCTTTTGGTTTAAGTGTGGATAAAGAAAATGTGCGTATGGTGATGTTACCCGGGCGCCCTAGTAACCCCAGAGAGTATCGTCTTAGTTATTGGTTGATTTCTGATGATGACAAAAACAGAGTGATTCAAGAATATCTTAATAGTGATACTTCTTTTAATGATACTCGATCGAGCCAACAACAACGTATTAGTATTCAAAATACCACCTCGAATAGAGAATTAGCTCGAAAATTAGCTTTATTTTTAGAAGAAAACGGCTATAACAACGTTTATTTGTCTCAAAATTCTTCCTATCCTATTTCCGTTACTCAAATTATCGCTCAAAAAGGAGACACTCGATCGGCTCAAAAAATTAAAAGCATCCTCAATTTTGGCGAATTGGAATCTTCCTCCATCGGTGACATCGATTCAGATATTACCATTAGAGTAGGTAATGACGCAGAAAAGTTACTGCTAAATGATACCTTTGTGAAATAA
- the cdaA gene encoding diadenylate cyclase CdaA: MFWSGFPDNLPFVLRQLLDIALLSFSFYFISILIKERRAQRMIRGLLILIIILFLSDRVFKLTLFSFFLERLVIICSLSMAVIFQSDFRRFLELLGKGDLGQFFESNPHLPKEDTVIDEIVDAIKELSQNRTGALIIIETFNTIEERIFLNPGVKLNAEISKELLQTIFQTKTLLHDGAVFIRGSEIVSASVILPLSDRTASRQLGTRHRAAMGITERVENCICIVVSEETGSISLGEKGVLNRPLTSTKLKELLEEKLSKPQEREVVTGVTRLSKKLGFKGLNMVKSILKLDSGKSRK; encoded by the coding sequence ATGTTTTGGTCGGGTTTTCCTGACAATTTACCTTTTGTGTTGCGACAATTGCTCGACATAGCACTGTTATCTTTCTCATTTTATTTTATATCTATCCTTATCAAAGAGCGTCGCGCCCAACGAATGATTCGGGGTTTACTAATCCTGATCATTATTTTATTTCTGAGCGATCGAGTTTTCAAGCTAACATTATTTAGCTTTTTTTTAGAAAGACTGGTAATAATTTGTTCTCTTTCAATGGCGGTGATATTTCAATCAGATTTCCGCCGTTTTTTAGAACTATTAGGAAAGGGAGATTTAGGACAATTTTTTGAATCAAATCCTCATTTACCCAAAGAAGATACCGTCATCGATGAAATTGTTGATGCCATCAAAGAATTATCTCAAAATCGCACGGGAGCTTTGATTATCATTGAAACATTTAATACTATTGAAGAAAGAATTTTTCTCAATCCGGGTGTCAAACTTAACGCTGAAATTAGTAAAGAATTACTACAAACTATTTTTCAAACGAAAACCTTACTTCATGATGGCGCCGTTTTCATTCGAGGTTCGGAAATCGTCTCAGCTAGTGTTATTTTACCACTGTCCGATCGCACTGCTTCCCGTCAATTAGGCACTCGCCATCGTGCCGCTATGGGTATTACAGAAAGAGTAGAAAATTGTATCTGCATAGTAGTTTCAGAAGAAACAGGGTCAATTTCTTTAGGAGAAAAAGGTGTTTTAAATCGCCCTTTAACCAGTACAAAATTAAAGGAATTATTAGAAGAAAAGCTATCAAAACCCCAAGAAAGGGAAGTGGTAACAGGAGTTACTCGTTTAAGCAAAAAACTAGGTTTTAAAGGTTTAAATATGGTTAAAAGTATCCTTAAATTAGATTCTGGTAAATCCCGTAAATAA
- a CDS encoding helix-hairpin-helix domain-containing protein → MVKILKRRSISSQQVYDIGVEKDHNFLLANGLVASNCFNKSHSTAYAYVTYQTAYLKANYPVEYMSALLSASSDSQEKIEKYRENCLKIGIDVKPPNINYSHKEFTPQGKDIIFGFSAIKNLGEGAIDNILEAREKAGGIFKDFADFMSKINLKTVNRRALETLIYAGGFDTIHSNRRQLIEGLDLLINWSQKRLKEKETGQLNVFDLMLGNDSESAVETKYENAPQLPKIEDFSPQEKLKSEKEHLGFYVSEHPLKPFKESAKFLNPVNLSDLSEQKSRTKICVVAILTTIKKHIDKNNNNMAFLTLEDISGQADGIIFASNYDQVKDNLIEDTPLLIWGKADNKGDKSQLIINQINKMENIQTVYIQLSPEQAINPQIQGKLKSILQEQSGDKNEAVIPTMAIIDGVNERIFVRFGDNYWVQNADNTVESLKNAGFFAYLQRINN, encoded by the coding sequence ATGGTAAAAATACTGAAAAGACGATCGATCTCCTCTCAACAAGTCTATGATATTGGAGTAGAAAAAGACCATAATTTTTTATTAGCAAATGGTTTAGTTGCCTCCAATTGTTTCAATAAATCTCACTCGACGGCTTATGCTTATGTCACCTATCAAACAGCATATTTAAAGGCAAATTATCCCGTAGAATATATGTCAGCTTTATTGAGTGCTAGTAGTGATAGTCAGGAAAAAATTGAAAAATATCGAGAAAATTGTTTAAAAATTGGTATTGATGTTAAACCACCTAATATTAACTATTCCCATAAAGAATTTACTCCTCAAGGAAAAGATATTATTTTCGGTTTTTCAGCTATTAAAAACTTAGGAGAAGGTGCGATCGATAATATCCTAGAAGCGAGGGAAAAAGCAGGAGGAATTTTTAAAGATTTTGCCGATTTTATGAGTAAAATTAACTTAAAAACCGTCAATCGCCGAGCCTTAGAAACATTAATTTATGCTGGAGGATTTGATACAATTCATAGTAATCGCCGTCAATTAATTGAAGGCTTAGATTTACTAATTAATTGGTCACAAAAAAGGCTAAAAGAGAAAGAAACAGGACAATTAAATGTATTTGATTTAATGTTAGGAAATGACTCAGAATCTGCCGTAGAAACTAAGTATGAAAACGCTCCACAATTACCAAAAATAGAAGATTTTTCCCCCCAAGAAAAGTTAAAATCAGAAAAAGAACACTTAGGCTTTTATGTTTCTGAACATCCGTTAAAACCTTTTAAAGAATCAGCTAAATTTTTAAATCCTGTCAATCTAAGTGACTTATCTGAACAAAAATCTCGCACAAAAATATGTGTCGTTGCCATATTAACTACTATTAAAAAACATATAGATAAAAATAATAATAATATGGCTTTTTTGACTTTAGAAGATATTTCTGGACAAGCGGATGGTATTATTTTCGCTAGTAATTATGACCAAGTAAAAGACAATTTAATTGAAGATACTCCCCTACTTATTTGGGGTAAAGCTGATAATAAAGGCGACAAATCACAACTTATTATTAATCAAATTAACAAAATGGAAAATATCCAAACAGTATATATTCAATTAAGTCCAGAACAAGCTATTAACCCTCAAATTCAGGGCAAATTAAAGAGTATTTTACAAGAACAATCGGGGGATAAAAATGAAGCAGTAATCCCCACTATGGCAATAATAGACGGTGTAAATGAAAGAATTTTTGTGCGTTTTGGAGATAATTATTGGGTACAAAATGCAGATAATACAGTAGAATCTTTAAAAAATGCTGGTTTTTTTGCCTATCTTCAAAGAATTAATAATTAG
- a CDS encoding DNA methyltransferase → MIKKLYYGDNLDILRNEIEDEIIDLIYLDPPFNSQVNYNVIFNSPKGEKSSAQITAFEDTWTWNIESERCIQDLKQIRGDLAELLDLLVRTLGKNSLSAYLVMMAIRLVELHRVLKSTGSLYLHCDPTASHYLKMILDIIFEPKNFRNEISWKRSQPKSQTKINFSNCRDVILRYSKSDVVTFNKVYGEYNQEYLDKFYRFVDENGRRYRLGDLTNPNPDRPNLTYEFLGVKRVWRWTKERMQKAYEDGLIVQSKKGGVPRFKRYLDEMHGQPITDNWDDIEHLHGSHKERLGYPTQKPLKLLERIIESSSNKNDLILDPFCGCGTAVHAAEKLDRQWIGIDITHLAISLIEKRLRDAFSEKYLDNSEDLVKKKTDFFEVEGTPNNLESALDLFNRDAYQFQWWAISLVNAQPYQGKKKKGADSGIDGMIYFDDFDSEKSESVIKKIIVSVKGGKNVNVSMIRDLRGTIEANKASMGFFITLTPPTKPMIQEASKAGFYQAGNGKQYPVIQVFSIEGLISGEEKPEYYDLSWGKSTFKQAQKETQSNGEQIEINGI, encoded by the coding sequence ATGATTAAAAAACTTTATTATGGAGATAATTTAGACATTCTCAGAAACGAAATTGAAGACGAGATTATAGACTTAATTTATCTCGATCCGCCCTTCAATTCTCAAGTAAATTATAACGTAATTTTTAACAGTCCAAAAGGAGAAAAGTCATCGGCACAAATTACGGCTTTTGAAGATACTTGGACTTGGAATATTGAATCAGAAAGATGTATCCAAGATTTGAAACAAATTAGAGGAGATTTAGCAGAATTATTAGATTTATTAGTGCGTACTTTAGGGAAAAATTCCCTTTCTGCTTACTTGGTAATGATGGCAATTAGGTTAGTAGAATTGCATCGAGTCTTAAAGTCAACAGGTAGCTTATATTTACATTGTGATCCCACAGCGTCCCATTATTTAAAGATGATTTTAGACATTATTTTTGAGCCTAAAAACTTTAGAAATGAAATCTCATGGAAACGATCGCAACCTAAAAGTCAAACTAAAATAAATTTTTCTAATTGTCGAGATGTTATTCTTAGATATTCTAAAAGTGATGTGGTAACTTTTAATAAAGTTTATGGAGAATATAATCAAGAATATTTAGATAAATTTTATCGTTTTGTGGATGAAAATGGCAGACGTTATCGTTTAGGTGATCTAACTAATCCTAACCCCGATCGACCTAATTTAACCTATGAATTTTTAGGAGTAAAACGTGTTTGGCGATGGACAAAAGAAAGGATGCAAAAAGCCTATGAAGATGGTTTAATTGTCCAGAGTAAAAAAGGAGGAGTACCGAGATTTAAAAGATATTTAGATGAAATGCACGGGCAACCCATAACGGATAATTGGGATGATATAGAACATTTGCACGGTTCACATAAAGAAAGATTGGGTTATCCTACCCAAAAACCATTAAAATTATTAGAAAGAATCATCGAATCAAGTAGTAATAAAAATGACTTAATTTTAGACCCATTTTGTGGTTGTGGTACGGCAGTTCATGCGGCGGAAAAGCTCGATCGACAATGGATTGGTATTGATATTACCCACTTAGCAATTTCTCTCATTGAGAAACGTTTAAGAGATGCTTTTTCTGAGAAATATTTAGATAATTCTGAAGACTTAGTTAAGAAAAAAACAGACTTTTTTGAAGTAGAAGGAACACCTAATAATTTAGAATCTGCTCTTGATTTATTTAATCGAGACGCTTATCAATTTCAATGGTGGGCAATTTCCCTTGTCAATGCACAACCCTATCAAGGAAAGAAGAAAAAAGGTGCTGATTCTGGTATCGATGGTATGATTTATTTTGATGATTTTGACAGTGAAAAAAGCGAATCTGTCATCAAAAAAATTATCGTTAGTGTTAAAGGGGGTAAAAATGTTAATGTATCTATGATAAGAGATTTACGAGGTACGATCGAAGCTAATAAAGCTAGTATGGGATTTTTTATCACCCTCACTCCGCCGACAAAACCGATGATTCAAGAAGCATCAAAAGCAGGATTTTATCAAGCAGGAAATGGCAAACAATATCCCGTCATTCAAGTCTTTAGTATTGAAGGTTTAATTAGTGGAGAAGAAAAGCCAGAATATTATGATTTAAGTTGGGGAAAAAGTACCTTTAAACAAGCCCAAAAAGAAACTCAATCTAATGGTGAACAAATAGAAATTAATGGTATTTAA
- a CDS encoding MraY family glycosyltransferase: protein MSIIFISIASFLLSLLLVFLIKENFSKQLLDIPNERSSHVKPTPRGGGLGFVITFILGVIVIAFFPISSLESDIFLPLILLPLTIIGFLDDRFNLPSLLRYGVQFAVAIFAVIHYNLFPFPFDNLGLMGVIIATILTVIGFTALINFYNFMDGLDGIVAGVCVVQFSFVAIYLQQYQWLILIGALLGFLYWNWSPAKIFMGDVGSTFLGGAIAIALLQNPNNLSLSWSAIFITLPLAGDAIYTIICRLIRKENIFQAHRSHIYQRLQQSGWSHQKVALTYIFLTLIMGLAIFYLDFYGALFSLLFAIILIIISEKYFKSYSLINALE from the coding sequence ATGTCGATTATATTTATTTCCATTGCTAGTTTTTTGTTGAGTTTGCTATTAGTGTTTCTAATTAAAGAGAATTTTAGTAAACAACTTTTAGATATTCCTAATGAACGTAGTTCCCATGTTAAACCAACTCCGAGGGGAGGAGGATTAGGATTTGTTATTACTTTTATTTTAGGGGTTATTGTCATCGCTTTTTTCCCCATTTCTTCCCTCGAATCAGACATATTTTTACCTTTAATTCTTTTACCTTTAACTATTATCGGTTTTTTGGACGATCGATTTAATTTACCTTCTTTATTACGTTATGGAGTACAATTTGCCGTAGCTATTTTTGCCGTGATTCATTACAACCTCTTTCCTTTTCCCTTTGATAATTTAGGCTTAATGGGGGTGATTATTGCCACCATATTAACGGTAATTGGCTTTACTGCCCTAATTAACTTCTATAATTTTATGGATGGTTTAGACGGTATTGTCGCAGGAGTTTGTGTGGTGCAATTTTCTTTTGTAGCGATTTATTTACAACAATATCAATGGTTAATTCTCATCGGTGCTTTATTAGGATTTTTGTATTGGAATTGGTCTCCTGCTAAGATATTTATGGGAGATGTGGGAAGTACTTTTCTTGGAGGTGCGATCGCCATTGCTTTACTACAAAATCCTAATAATTTAAGTTTATCATGGTCGGCAATTTTTATCACCTTACCCTTAGCTGGGGATGCCATTTATACTATTATTTGTCGGTTGATTAGAAAAGAAAATATTTTTCAAGCCCATAGAAGCCACATTTATCAAAGATTACAACAAAGCGGTTGGAGTCATCAAAAAGTCGCATTAACCTATATTTTTCTTACCCTAATTATGGGTTTAGCAATTTTTTATCTTGATTTTTATGGTGCTTTATTCAGTTTATTATTTGCTATTATTTTAATAATTATTAGTGAAAAATATTTTAAAAGTTATTCCCTGATTAATGCCCTAGAATAA
- a CDS encoding response regulator transcription factor encodes MALILIVDDALLSRSMVKKIVKNLGHSTIEAKDGEEALSKIEQEKPDFVCLDMLIPKLNGIEVLQKLQEENCSIPVVMITADTQETTRQKGLELGAISVLNKPVKAEILKELINNSLNL; translated from the coding sequence ATGGCATTAATTTTAATTGTTGATGATGCGCTATTATCCCGAAGCATGGTTAAAAAAATTGTTAAGAATTTAGGACATTCTACCATAGAAGCTAAAGACGGAGAAGAAGCCTTAAGCAAAATTGAACAAGAAAAACCTGATTTTGTCTGTTTAGATATGCTAATTCCTAAACTTAATGGTATAGAAGTTTTACAAAAATTACAAGAAGAAAATTGCTCAATTCCTGTGGTAATGATTACAGCAGATACTCAAGAAACAACTAGACAAAAAGGTTTAGAATTAGGTGCAATTTCGGTATTAAATAAACCAGTTAAAGCCGAAATTCTTAAAGAACTTATTAATAATAGCCTAAATTTATAG
- a CDS encoding sensor domain-containing diguanylate cyclase, translating to MKINRLEHKIAQSRFTILDHIPVGVCIIQQDMTVIFWNKCLEKWTNISRHQILNQKIYDFFPHLIKPKYYNRIQNIFKGSPATIFSSQLHKHIIPSPLSNGNLRIQHTIVTPIPHFKNDGYDGMIVIQDVTEASNLIKQHQEMRDKALKELNYRKKIEEDLSIKSKELQKRNLELTQLYKMSQLLQNCDDIEQAYSIIKTSAELLFDNLVGGFFFMDENGETIKIINCGNLDRNIAEKCLLIFKENKDLLSKFNSSQSQSFYYPLKAKEKDFGFIYFTSNDRQGISEGQKIFAINFAEQIALILANISLGKNLYKMSITDSLTGLYNRRYLDEILQREINIAQKNNELRSVIMIDIDYFKKINDTFGHDAGDLVLTIVSNLLLEKTRISDFVCRYGGEELTIVLSNTSIERTKERAEEIRQAIKQLNLVYNNQSLPNITASFGIACFPSHGLTPQAILLEADTALYQAKEQGRDRVIIASIR from the coding sequence ATGAAGATTAATCGCTTAGAACATAAAATAGCACAATCAAGATTTACTATCTTAGATCATATTCCTGTAGGAGTATGTATAATTCAACAAGATATGACGGTTATTTTTTGGAATAAATGTTTAGAAAAATGGACTAATATTTCACGCCATCAAATTTTAAATCAAAAAATATATGATTTTTTTCCTCATTTAATTAAACCAAAATATTATAATCGTATTCAAAATATTTTCAAAGGTAGTCCTGCCACAATTTTTTCTTCTCAACTTCATAAACATATCATTCCTTCTCCCTTATCTAACGGTAACTTACGCATTCAACATACGATCGTAACACCAATACCCCATTTTAAAAATGATGGTTATGACGGAATGATTGTTATTCAGGATGTTACAGAAGCGAGTAATTTAATCAAACAACATCAAGAAATGCGAGATAAAGCATTAAAAGAATTGAATTATCGCAAAAAAATAGAAGAAGATTTATCAATAAAAAGTAAAGAGTTACAAAAAAGAAATTTAGAATTAACTCAACTCTACAAGATGAGTCAATTACTTCAAAATTGTGATGATATTGAACAAGCCTATTCTATCATCAAAACTTCTGCTGAGTTGCTTTTTGATAATTTAGTGGGAGGATTTTTTTTCATGGATGAAAATGGAGAAACTATTAAAATAATTAATTGTGGTAATTTAGATCGTAATATCGCTGAAAAATGTTTACTTATTTTTAAAGAGAATAAAGATTTATTATCTAAGTTTAATTCATCTCAATCACAATCATTTTATTATCCCTTAAAAGCAAAAGAAAAAGATTTTGGTTTTATCTATTTTACCAGTAACGATCGACAAGGTATAAGTGAAGGACAAAAAATATTTGCTATTAATTTTGCTGAGCAAATTGCCTTAATTTTAGCTAATATTTCTTTAGGGAAAAACTTATATAAAATGAGTATAACAGATTCCTTAACAGGTCTTTATAATAGACGTTATTTAGATGAAATTCTCCAACGAGAAATTAATATAGCACAAAAAAATAATGAACTAAGAAGTGTTATCATGATAGATATTGATTACTTTAAAAAAATTAATGATACTTTTGGCCATGATGCGGGAGATTTAGTTTTAACTATAGTTAGTAATCTTTTACTGGAAAAAACTCGTATCTCCGATTTTGTTTGTCGTTATGGTGGTGAAGAATTAACTATTGTATTGTCAAACACTTCGATCGAGCGAACAAAAGAAAGGGCGGAAGAAATTAGACAGGCAATCAAACAATTAAATTTAGTCTATAATAATCAGTCTTTACCAAATATTACAGCTTCTTTTGGTATTGCTTGTTTTCCCTCTCACGGTTTAACACCTCAAGCTATACTTTTAGAGGCAGATACGGCACTTTATCAAGCTAAAGAACAAGGGCGCGATCGTGTTATCATAGCTTCCATTAGGTAG